The following nucleotide sequence is from Staphylococcus chromogenes.
AGGATTCTAGAGAATACTTTGAGCAAAATAATAAAAAAAGTAGCAATAAAAAGTACTATCCTAATTTACCTGACAAAAGTAATCGTAAAACGAGGGACTACAGAAATAAAATAACACATGAAGGTTTGAGTTTTTACCAGACTAGCCATATTGAAATCAATGGTTTAATTTTAGGTGGCCCACAGGAATTTATGACATTACAAAATGAGAAGGAAATAACTGACATAATAAGGTTATTAAAAGAAGATACAGATATATTAGATGAAGAACAGCAGCAACTAGATAATATTATCCAAAAACACCTCAAGTTAACTAAGTTTCCAAATGGTTAAAAAGGAGTGATGAAAATATAGAATGAGCTCATTATTAGAGTTCATTCTATATTTTTTTAGCAATATCATTGATAAGGGGAACGCGTGAAGAGATGGCAGATAAGATAGTTTTAGTACTCTGTAATTTTAGGTATAAGGTATATTATAACCGTTTTAGTCTATCCATCCATCGCCTACTCATTCTATTCTAGCTTATCCGCCCGACGCAATTTTCTGACTCATTCCAGCTTTGCCTATCCACCTATCGCCCTTTTCCTTCGTCACTCGGTCATGGAAGTTTGTATTTCTTGTTCAATTAAGTCGATACGTTTACTGATCAAATTCCGTTGTTCATTCAAGAATTCTAGGTGTGCGCGTAACACGCTTGGGACATCTATTTGGTTTTGATAAAGCATGTCTGTGTTTTTTCGGATTTCTTTTAATGGCATATTCAAATTGCTTAGGCACTGGATAAATTTAATCATTTCGATATCGTCGTCTGTGTATAAACGCTTGTTATTGCTATCTCTGTCGATGTGTTTCAAGATATTCTTTTTCTCGTAATAACGCAGTTTGCTTTTAGGTATATTGCAATAATCTGAGACATATTCAATGTAATATTGTTTCATGTAAGCATATCCTTTCTCTTAAACCAAGGTTTAACTGATATTGTAATCTATATAAACATGAATGAGGAGGAAAGACAATGAAAAAGGCTTTAATTGTTGTAACAAACATTGCGAAATACGATAATTTAGACAGACCTACAGGTGCGTGGTTCTCAGAGGTTACGCATTTTGCGAAGGACTTCTATGATGCAGGTTATGATGTTGATTTCGTAAGTCCGAACGGTGGATATGTACCTATTGATCCTGTCAGTCTTAGCCCTGAAATGATGAGTGTTGAGGACTGGGAATATTATACGGATCACGATTATATGAATCAATTTGGACAAACGTTATCTCCAAAAGAGGTTAATCCTAGCGACTATCAAGCCATTTACTTTGCAGGTGGACATGGTGCGATTTGGGATTTAAGAAATAACAAAGAACTTAACGACATTGCGTTAAGTATTTACAATAACCAAGGCGTTCTCTCTTCTGTATGTCATGGTGCGGCTGGTCTACTCGACATTAAAGAAAATGGCGATTACCTCGTTCGTCATAAAGACGTGACTGGTTTTACAAATAGTGAAGAACAAGCAAATGGTACAACTGAATACATGCCATATTTATTAGAAGACGAATTTATTAGTAACGGTGCACATTTTAAAAAAGAGAATGACTGGAGTAATTTCGCAGTCGTAGATGGTCGCATTGTCACTGGTCAAAATCCTCAATCAGGACATGCAGTTGCTGAACATGCTTTAAAAATCTTAGCTAATCAATAATTTTAAAAAGGAGCGATACACATGAAAT
It contains:
- a CDS encoding type 1 glutamine amidotransferase domain-containing protein, producing MKKALIVVTNIAKYDNLDRPTGAWFSEVTHFAKDFYDAGYDVDFVSPNGGYVPIDPVSLSPEMMSVEDWEYYTDHDYMNQFGQTLSPKEVNPSDYQAIYFAGGHGAIWDLRNNKELNDIALSIYNNQGVLSSVCHGAAGLLDIKENGDYLVRHKDVTGFTNSEEQANGTTEYMPYLLEDEFISNGAHFKKENDWSNFAVVDGRIVTGQNPQSGHAVAEHALKILANQ
- a CDS encoding MerR family transcriptional regulator is translated as MKQYYIEYVSDYCNIPKSKLRYYEKKNILKHIDRDSNNKRLYTDDDIEMIKFIQCLSNLNMPLKEIRKNTDMLYQNQIDVPSVLRAHLEFLNEQRNLISKRIDLIEQEIQTSMTE